DNA from Mucilaginibacter mallensis:
CCTACTACGCCTTCGCCTTCCACTTCGCGCTTGGCGCCGTTGGAATCGAATATATACCAGTGGCGGCTTAACAGCTGCACAGCATAATCACTCATATTCTCGATTTTTACCTTATAAGCGAACATAAAGTGGTCGTTCGCTGGATTGGAGTATTCCGGCTGATAGATCGTTTCCACTGAAACTTTAACACCATCAGTTATAGTAGTAACCATGAGGATATTTTAGTTTTCTCAAATATATAATTATCCGGAACAAAATTATGCCATTT
Protein-coding regions in this window:
- the apaG gene encoding Co2+/Mg2+ efflux protein ApaG is translated as MVTTITDGVKVSVETIYQPEYSNPANDHFMFAYKVKIENMSDYAVQLLSRHWYIFDSNGAKREVEGEGVVGQQPLIEPGHSHEYVSGCNLKTDMGSMKGEYQMIRLMDNFVFDVRIPEFYLITPYRMN